The following proteins are co-located in the Candidatus Methanogranum gryphiswaldense genome:
- a CDS encoding DNA-directed RNA polymerase subunit N, with the protein MIIPVRCFTCGKVVGSAYPEYVKRVGMGEDPSKVLDDMGFDRYCCRRMIVSHADLIGEIAPLG; encoded by the coding sequence ATGATAATACCGGTGAGATGTTTCACATGCGGAAAGGTCGTAGGCTCTGCCTACCCCGAGTACGTTAAGCGCGTCGGAATGGGTGAGGATCCCTCAAAGGTCCTCGACGACATGGGATTCGACAGATACTGCTGTCGCAGGATGATCGTATCTCATGCTGATCTCATCGGCGAGATCGCGCCCCTCGGATAA
- a CDS encoding 30S ribosomal protein S9, producing the protein MDCVNTSGKRKTAVARASVKEGTGKVTINKIPLEIFTPELAKLKIKEPLELVPDKVAKVDIAIIINGGGVMGQAAAARTAVAKGLVAFYKDEELEAVFRAYDRTLIVNDDRRKLPKNPLGHGARAKKQKSYR; encoded by the coding sequence ATGGATTGCGTAAACACAAGCGGAAAGAGGAAGACGGCCGTTGCAAGGGCCTCTGTAAAAGAGGGAACTGGTAAGGTAACAATCAACAAGATTCCTTTAGAGATTTTCACACCCGAACTCGCAAAGCTCAAGATCAAAGAGCCTTTGGAACTCGTTCCAGACAAAGTGGCCAAGGTCGATATCGCCATCATAATAAACGGTGGCGGAGTCATGGGACAGGCTGCAGCTGCGAGGACAGCAGTCGCAAAGGGGCTCGTAGCATTCTACAAGGATGAGGAGCTTGAAGCGGTCTTCAGGGCGTATGACAGAACACTCATTGTCAACGATGACAGAAGGAAACTGCCGAAGAACCCACTCGGTCACGGTGCACGTGCCAAGAAGCAGAAGTCATACCGTTAA
- a CDS encoding 50S ribosomal protein L18e, producing the protein MSTTKTNPHLIALIFDLKAKTRETEAPIWRDIALRLEKPKSNWAEANLSRLEMYAKDGEMVIVPGKVLAAGSITKKLTVAAYDFSDAAKAGIQAAGGKTMTLREIMEANPHGTKVRIMR; encoded by the coding sequence ATGAGCACAACAAAGACAAATCCCCACCTCATTGCCTTGATCTTCGATCTTAAGGCAAAGACCAGGGAGACAGAAGCTCCAATCTGGCGAGACATCGCGCTTAGGCTCGAAAAACCAAAGAGTAACTGGGCCGAGGCGAATCTTAGCAGATTAGAGATGTATGCAAAGGACGGAGAGATGGTAATCGTCCCCGGAAAAGTTCTTGCAGCAGGAAGCATTACAAAAAAATTGACCGTCGCAGCGTACGACTTTTCGGATGCAGCAAAGGCAGGCATCCAAGCCGCTGGCGGTAAGACTATGACCCTCAGAGAGATCATGGAGGCCAATCCCCATGGTACTAAGGTCAGGATCATGAGGTGA
- the rplM gene encoding 50S ribosomal protein L13, with product MVTVIDGKNLIYGRLSSNVAEMIMSGEEVVVLNAEYLVITGEKEVTFASFKMKVDCGDTTKRKGPFYPRRADLLFKRCVRGMIPWTTSTGRDAYRRLHVFVGVPKQFVDCEMVRPQEAVREITGKYTTLGAVSKFLGSNVR from the coding sequence ATGGTTACAGTTATCGACGGAAAGAACCTCATCTACGGCAGACTTTCGAGTAATGTCGCTGAGATGATAATGAGCGGCGAAGAGGTCGTCGTTCTCAACGCAGAATATCTAGTGATCACCGGAGAGAAGGAAGTCACATTCGCAAGCTTCAAAATGAAGGTTGATTGCGGAGATACAACAAAAAGGAAAGGACCTTTCTACCCCCGCAGGGCAGACCTTCTTTTCAAGAGATGTGTCAGAGGAATGATCCCCTGGACAACATCTACTGGAAGGGATGCCTACAGGAGACTTCACGTCTTCGTTGGGGTTCCTAAGCAGTTCGTAGATTGCGAGATGGTTAGGCCTCAGGAGGCAGTAAGGGAAATCACCGGTAAATACACAACCCTAGGAGCCGTTTCAAAATTCCTGGGATCCAATGTGAGATGA